A stretch of Aerococcus christensenii DNA encodes these proteins:
- a CDS encoding glycosyltransferase family 2 protein translates to MISVIMPVYNVESTLERAVQSVLEQTYSDFELLLVDDGSTDRSGRLCDELGQKDARIRVFHKPNGGLSSARNYGIQEAKREFLAFIDSDDYYEKDIFESFERERSEQTDLFVFNIKRMNGHEEFPLKSCSLQDIDRESALKALFHYSGAEFYAWNKIYRRDLFAGVEYPEGHLYEDVYTTYSYLKKCQQVTISDHYGYYYIQNPTSIVSSSFSEKQYDNVWQRLKLLEDVEVTFPNLVNEAVNKVVDGYLSTGFKLSQSIPDDLTAEYLTLLRQQIQKTRLRYGHQVSIPWQKRLALRILDFNSNIYGFLYKTYLGK, encoded by the coding sequence ATGATTAGCGTTATCATGCCCGTATATAATGTAGAAAGTACTTTGGAACGGGCGGTTCAGAGTGTTTTAGAACAAACTTATTCTGATTTTGAGTTATTATTGGTAGACGATGGATCTACTGATCGGAGTGGACGTTTGTGTGACGAGCTTGGCCAAAAAGATGCTCGGATCCGAGTCTTTCATAAACCAAATGGAGGGCTTTCTTCTGCTCGAAATTATGGTATTCAAGAAGCCAAAAGAGAATTCTTAGCTTTTATTGATAGTGATGACTATTATGAAAAAGATATCTTTGAAAGTTTTGAAAGGGAAAGATCAGAGCAAACAGATCTATTCGTTTTCAATATTAAGCGTATGAACGGACACGAAGAATTTCCTTTAAAAAGTTGTTCTCTACAAGATATAGATAGAGAATCTGCTTTAAAGGCTCTCTTTCATTATTCAGGAGCGGAATTCTATGCTTGGAATAAGATTTATCGTCGGGATTTGTTTGCAGGTGTGGAGTATCCTGAAGGGCATCTCTATGAAGATGTCTACACAACCTATTCCTATTTGAAAAAATGCCAGCAAGTGACGATTTCTGATCATTATGGTTATTACTATATTCAAAATCCAACCAGTATTGTGAGTTCGTCTTTCAGTGAGAAGCAATATGATAATGTTTGGCAGCGGTTGAAGTTACTTGAAGATGTAGAAGTGACTTTTCCAAATTTAGTGAATGAAGCGGTGAATAAGGTGGTAGACGGCTACTTGTCTACTGGCTTTAAATTATCTCAATCCATTCCGGACGATTTAACTGCAGAGTACCTGACCCTTTTACGCCAGCAGATTCAGAAAACTCGGTTACGCTATGGCCATCAGGTGTCAATTCCTTGGCAAAAGCGGCTGGCGCTTCGAATATTAGATTTTAACAGTAATATTTATGGATTCTTGTATAAGACTTATTTAGGAAAATAA